In one window of Comamonas testosteroni DNA:
- a CDS encoding putative selenate ABC transporter substrate-binding protein, with amino-acid sequence MTHSFARRQALRGLAVAALASSLLSAAHADTPAVLRVSAIPDEAPTELQRKFKPLGEYLSQATGMKVVFTPVSDYAAVVESLATRKLDLAWLGGFTYVQAKIRTNGTAIPIVQRAEDAVFTSKFITADPAIKSLADLKGKTFAFGAPSSTSGSLMPRFFLQQDGLNPEKDFKTVAYSGAHDATVAFVAAGKAEAGVLNTSVWDKLVESKKVDTSKVRVFATTPTYFDYNWTVRGDLDPTIVKKLTAAFLALDPSKPEHKAIMDLQRASKFIATDSKNYDGIEAAAKSAGLLK; translated from the coding sequence ATGACGCACTCTTTCGCTCGCCGCCAGGCGCTGCGCGGCTTGGCCGTGGCAGCTCTCGCCTCCTCCTTGCTGTCCGCAGCGCATGCAGACACCCCCGCCGTGCTGCGCGTCTCGGCCATTCCTGACGAGGCACCGACCGAGCTGCAGCGCAAGTTCAAGCCCCTGGGCGAATACCTCTCGCAAGCCACCGGCATGAAGGTGGTCTTCACCCCCGTCTCCGACTACGCGGCCGTGGTCGAGTCTCTGGCCACCCGCAAGCTGGACCTGGCCTGGCTGGGCGGCTTCACCTATGTGCAGGCCAAGATCCGCACCAATGGCACGGCCATCCCTATCGTGCAGCGAGCCGAGGATGCAGTCTTCACCAGCAAGTTCATCACGGCCGACCCTGCCATCAAGTCGCTGGCCGACCTCAAGGGCAAGACCTTTGCCTTCGGCGCCCCTTCATCCACTTCGGGCAGCCTGATGCCGCGCTTCTTCCTGCAGCAGGACGGCCTGAATCCCGAAAAAGACTTCAAGACCGTGGCCTACTCGGGCGCGCATGACGCCACAGTGGCCTTTGTGGCCGCAGGCAAGGCCGAGGCCGGCGTGCTCAATACCTCGGTGTGGGACAAGCTGGTCGAATCCAAGAAGGTGGACACCAGCAAGGTACGCGTGTTCGCCACGACGCCCACCTACTTTGACTACAACTGGACGGTGCGCGGCGACCTGGACCCGACCATCGTCAAGAAGCTGACCGCTGCCTTCCTGGCACTGGACCCCAGCAAGCCAGAGCACAAGGCCATCATGGACCTGCAGCGCGCCTCCAAGTTCATCGCCACCGACTCCAAGAACTACGACGGCATTGAAGCCGCCGCCAAGTCCGCCGGTTTGCTGAAGTAA
- a CDS encoding AAA family ATPase has translation MWSWKQIAALVPHSTHDSVDWAACLDAFPQLELAKTTPQDPVYHAEGDVWTHTQMVVSELLQDGDYTGLTNEERETVFLAALLHDVAKCSTTQIADDGRISQPGHSRRGALDARLMLWEAGTPVSLREAVCRLIAVHQVPFFAFADSRRGVSPEFMVRELSWQVDLHLLVLLARADIRGRICPDVGNVLVNIELFRELALEEGCLRKPRSFASAETAVRYFRGAELHPDYALHEEPGSRVIVMCGLPASGKNHWVVQHHPGLPVVSFDDARAELGLRHGENEGAAAHRAVDKAKSLLRAKAAFVWNATHLSRQMRGKTLELCLAYGAQVGLVHLEASRPTLLARNSKRDTTLGNAALLGMLHRWEVPLPTEAHGLQLLVNE, from the coding sequence ATGTGGAGTTGGAAACAGATCGCGGCCCTGGTGCCGCATTCCACTCACGACTCGGTGGACTGGGCGGCCTGCCTGGACGCCTTCCCGCAACTGGAGCTGGCCAAGACCACGCCGCAAGACCCTGTCTACCATGCCGAAGGCGATGTCTGGACGCATACGCAGATGGTGGTGAGCGAACTGCTGCAGGATGGCGACTATACGGGGCTCACCAACGAGGAGCGCGAGACGGTCTTTCTGGCCGCGCTGCTGCACGATGTCGCCAAGTGCTCGACCACGCAGATCGCCGACGACGGCCGCATCTCGCAACCGGGCCACTCACGTCGGGGGGCGCTGGATGCGCGGCTCATGCTCTGGGAGGCTGGCACGCCCGTGTCCCTGCGCGAGGCGGTCTGCCGCCTGATTGCAGTGCATCAGGTGCCGTTCTTTGCCTTTGCCGATTCGCGCCGAGGCGTCTCGCCCGAGTTCATGGTCAGAGAGCTGTCCTGGCAGGTCGATCTGCATTTGCTGGTGCTACTGGCTCGTGCCGATATTCGCGGCCGCATCTGTCCCGATGTGGGCAATGTGCTGGTGAATATCGAGCTGTTCAGGGAGCTGGCGCTGGAAGAGGGCTGTTTGCGCAAGCCGCGAAGCTTTGCTTCGGCCGAGACGGCAGTGCGCTATTTCCGCGGTGCCGAGCTGCACCCGGACTACGCCTTGCACGAAGAGCCGGGCTCGCGCGTCATCGTCATGTGCGGTCTGCCAGCATCGGGCAAGAACCACTGGGTGGTGCAGCATCATCCGGGCTTGCCCGTGGTGTCGTTTGACGATGCGCGCGCCGAGCTGGGCTTGCGCCATGGCGAGAACGAGGGCGCTGCTGCCCACCGAGCCGTGGACAAGGCCAAGAGCCTGCTGCGCGCCAAGGCTGCCTTCGTCTGGAACGCCACGCACCTGTCCAGGCAGATGCGTGGCAAGACGTTGGAGCTGTGCCTGGCCTATGGCGCACAGGTGGGGTTGGTGCATCTGGAGGCGAGCAGGCCCACTTTGCTGGCGCGCAACAGCAAGCGCGACACCACACTCGGCAATGCCGCATTGCTGGGCATGTTGCACCGATGGGAGGTGCCCTTGCCGACCGAGGCGCATGGGCTGCAACTGCTGGTCAACGAGTAG
- a CDS encoding phosphonate ABC transporter ATP-binding protein → MSFMLDDVGLTHSNGFTALSHISLSATQGESIALIGPSGAGKTSLLSTIGTAYLPTAGRLQVLGRAASAQSAAREIKALRSRIGTVHQAAPIPLRQRVVTAVLAGKLGQWPMWKALASLAYPQDIAGAREALARVQLDDKLFARCDQLSGGQLQRVGIARVLYQQAELILADEPVSALDPALSQATVQLLVREAAARQATLVASLHAVDLALANFTRIVGVRNGRLAFDLPAAQVSDAQLQALYAHADGRPAELPTLHNRLAQRDLASAAPTPIQVNACR, encoded by the coding sequence ATGAGCTTCATGCTGGACGATGTGGGCCTGACCCACAGCAACGGCTTTACCGCCCTGTCCCATATCTCCTTGTCCGCCACACAGGGCGAGAGCATTGCGCTCATCGGGCCCTCGGGCGCCGGCAAGACTTCTCTGCTGAGCACCATCGGAACGGCCTATCTGCCCACGGCAGGCCGCCTGCAGGTGCTGGGCCGGGCCGCGTCTGCGCAATCCGCCGCCCGCGAGATCAAGGCCCTGCGCAGCCGCATCGGCACCGTGCACCAGGCCGCCCCCATTCCGCTGCGCCAGCGCGTGGTCACGGCCGTGCTGGCCGGCAAGCTGGGCCAGTGGCCGATGTGGAAGGCGCTGGCATCGCTGGCCTATCCGCAGGACATTGCGGGCGCGCGCGAAGCCCTGGCCCGCGTGCAGCTTGACGACAAGCTGTTTGCACGCTGCGACCAGCTCTCGGGCGGTCAGCTGCAGCGTGTGGGCATTGCCCGCGTGCTCTACCAGCAGGCCGAGCTGATTCTGGCCGACGAGCCGGTCTCGGCCCTGGACCCCGCGCTCTCGCAGGCCACGGTGCAGTTGCTGGTGCGGGAAGCCGCCGCGCGCCAGGCCACGCTGGTGGCCAGCCTGCATGCCGTCGATCTGGCGCTGGCCAACTTCACCCGCATCGTCGGCGTGCGCAATGGCCGCCTAGCCTTTGACCTGCCGGCCGCGCAGGTCAGCGATGCCCAGCTGCAAGCCCTCTATGCCCATGCCGATGGCCGCCCGGCCGAGCTGCCCACGCTGCACAACCGCCTGGCTCAGCGCGATCTCGCCAGCGCCGCGCCCACTCCCATCCAGGTGAACGCATGCCGGTAG
- a CDS encoding cyanate transporter → MTSTSSRTHRMPPLLWLGVVILVTINLRPFLTAPGPLAPTIQQATGMDLRSFSWLTLLPMALMGIGGWLAPTALRRWGARAAICASLLLIALGCALRLTPAGAATGSLLIVTAGLCGAGVALAQSILPGLIKRQSPHNVAPMMGLYSAALMGGGALSAQLSPVAMQLGLSWQASLAIWAIPVLLALPLAWHALTLMHEPVARMPSAPLVQANSDSDTGWLLRRGRTWLLLISFGLMNGGYGSTVAWLAPFYQTHGWTATQSGSLLAILSIAQAASALAMPALARRSLDRRRWLMLALLLQIIGFAGLGLWPDAMPTLNAIVLGLGLGGCFSLFMLVALDHLPSPTQAGALNSLMQGGGFILAALAPLVMAQLHQISGNWTAGWLYQAGVAALVCLLVTRFNPKGYQQAMQRP, encoded by the coding sequence ATGACATCGACATCTTCCCGAACGCACCGCATGCCGCCATTGTTGTGGCTGGGCGTGGTGATACTGGTCACCATCAATCTGCGTCCTTTTCTGACGGCTCCAGGCCCCTTGGCCCCGACCATACAACAGGCCACGGGCATGGATTTGCGCAGCTTTTCCTGGCTCACGCTGCTACCCATGGCGCTGATGGGCATTGGCGGCTGGCTTGCTCCCACGGCCCTGCGACGCTGGGGCGCGCGCGCCGCCATCTGCGCATCGCTGCTGCTGATTGCGCTGGGCTGCGCCCTGCGCCTGACGCCTGCAGGTGCCGCCACCGGCAGTCTGCTGATCGTCACGGCCGGCCTGTGCGGCGCGGGCGTGGCGCTGGCGCAAAGCATTCTGCCGGGACTCATCAAGCGCCAGTCTCCCCACAACGTGGCGCCCATGATGGGCCTGTATTCGGCTGCACTCATGGGCGGCGGCGCGCTCAGCGCCCAGCTTTCGCCCGTGGCCATGCAGCTGGGTCTGAGCTGGCAGGCTTCGCTGGCCATCTGGGCCATTCCGGTGCTGCTGGCATTGCCGCTGGCTTGGCATGCGCTGACCCTGATGCACGAGCCCGTTGCCCGTATGCCCTCCGCGCCCCTGGTACAGGCCAACAGCGACAGCGACACCGGCTGGCTGCTGCGCCGTGGCCGCACCTGGCTGCTGCTGATCAGCTTTGGCCTGATGAACGGCGGTTATGGCTCCACCGTTGCCTGGCTCGCTCCGTTCTATCAAACCCATGGCTGGACGGCCACGCAAAGCGGCTCGCTGCTGGCCATTCTGTCCATTGCGCAGGCCGCATCGGCACTGGCCATGCCCGCTCTCGCGCGCCGCAGCCTGGACCGTCGCCGCTGGCTCATGCTGGCCTTGCTACTGCAGATCATCGGCTTTGCGGGCCTCGGGCTCTGGCCCGACGCCATGCCCACACTCAATGCCATCGTGCTGGGCCTGGGCCTGGGAGGCTGCTTTTCGCTCTTCATGCTGGTGGCATTGGACCATCTGCCTTCACCCACACAGGCCGGCGCGCTGAACTCGCTGATGCAGGGCGGCGGCTTCATCCTTGCAGCACTGGCCCCTCTGGTCATGGCGCAACTGCACCAGATCAGCGGCAACTGGACGGCCGGCTGGCTCTATCAGGCCGGCGTAGCCGCACTGGTCTGCCTGCTGGTGACACGCTTCAATCCCAAGGGCTACCAGCAAGCCATGCAGCGGCCATGA
- the phnE gene encoding phosphonate ABC transporter, permease protein PhnE — MPVDMAEPARPSSRDPSARGRLSGLILALVVLWPMLQTSGFSLKPLFDADNLKVIGGFLAQFLPPETSGEFLAYLAQATLETLAIATAGMALAFVIAVPMAYLSTGAARERITLNPIARSMLTVLRGIPELVWALVFVRVFGLGPAAGVLALGLTYGGMLAKVYAEILESTDPAPARALRACGAGRIQALLYGLLPQAAKELTSYTVYRWECAVRASVVMGFVGAGGLGQLMDQAMKMLNGGEAASILLAFMLLVAAADLLSWWLRRALDTAPAARALPFGWRTGTFLLAACAALWASLRLLDIDFSALFTADAAASMGDFVRGFFPPDLSQPWLLKVLQGIWETLAISIVGTLLAAIGGLLLALPRWRAPWNVVLNVLRSVPELVWATITALAVGLGPFAGALALAMHTTGVLGRLFAEALQNTPVAPANALRLSGSNRLLAFCYGTLPGAAPQLLAYTLYRWEMNIRMAAILGFVGAGGLGQLLYFELSLFHYAQASTVIMAMLLLSIAVDWSSAGLRRAMR, encoded by the coding sequence ATGCCGGTAGACATGGCCGAGCCAGCCCGTCCATCGAGCCGCGATCCCTCCGCTCGCGGCCGCCTGAGCGGGCTGATCCTGGCCCTGGTCGTGCTCTGGCCCATGCTGCAGACCTCGGGCTTCTCGCTCAAACCGCTGTTCGATGCCGACAATCTCAAGGTCATAGGCGGCTTTCTCGCGCAATTTCTGCCGCCCGAAACCAGTGGGGAGTTCCTGGCCTACCTGGCTCAGGCCACGCTGGAGACCCTGGCCATCGCCACAGCCGGCATGGCGCTGGCTTTTGTGATTGCCGTGCCCATGGCCTATCTGTCCACGGGCGCGGCACGCGAGAGGATCACACTCAACCCCATCGCCCGAAGCATGCTCACCGTCTTGCGCGGCATTCCCGAGCTGGTGTGGGCTCTGGTATTTGTGCGTGTCTTTGGCCTGGGCCCCGCAGCCGGCGTTCTGGCCCTGGGCCTGACCTATGGCGGCATGCTGGCCAAGGTCTATGCCGAAATTCTCGAATCCACCGATCCGGCGCCGGCCCGCGCCCTGCGCGCTTGCGGTGCCGGCCGTATCCAGGCCCTGCTCTATGGCCTGCTGCCCCAGGCCGCCAAGGAGCTGACCTCCTACACCGTCTACCGCTGGGAATGCGCAGTCCGCGCCTCGGTGGTCATGGGCTTTGTCGGTGCGGGAGGCCTGGGCCAGCTCATGGACCAGGCCATGAAGATGCTCAACGGCGGCGAAGCCGCCAGCATTTTGCTGGCCTTCATGCTGCTGGTGGCAGCGGCCGATCTGCTCTCCTGGTGGCTGCGTCGCGCGCTCGACACCGCGCCTGCCGCGCGCGCCTTGCCCTTCGGCTGGCGAACCGGCACATTTCTGCTGGCTGCCTGCGCGGCGCTATGGGCCAGCCTGCGGCTTCTGGATATTGATTTCTCGGCGCTGTTCACGGCAGATGCGGCCGCCAGCATGGGCGACTTTGTACGCGGCTTTTTCCCGCCTGATCTGAGCCAGCCCTGGCTGCTCAAGGTGCTGCAAGGCATCTGGGAGACTCTGGCCATCTCCATCGTCGGCACCTTGCTGGCTGCGATCGGGGGCCTGCTGCTGGCCCTGCCGCGCTGGCGTGCGCCGTGGAATGTGGTGCTCAACGTGCTGCGGTCCGTGCCCGAGCTGGTCTGGGCCACGATCACCGCGCTAGCCGTGGGCCTGGGCCCATTTGCCGGTGCCCTGGCCCTGGCCATGCATACCACGGGTGTGCTGGGCCGCCTGTTTGCCGAGGCCTTGCAGAACACCCCGGTAGCTCCCGCGAATGCCCTCAGGCTCAGCGGCAGCAATCGCCTGCTGGCATTTTGCTACGGCACCCTGCCAGGCGCAGCGCCGCAGTTGCTGGCATACACGCTGTACCGCTGGGAAATGAATATCCGCATGGCGGCGATTCTGGGCTTTGTGGGAGCTGGCGGACTGGGCCAGTTGCTGTACTTCGAGCTGTCGCTGTTCCACTATGCCCAGGCCAGCACCGTGATCATGGCCATGCTCTTGCTGAGCATTGCCGTGGACTGGAGCAGCGCCGGCCTGCGCCGCGCCATGCGTTGA
- a CDS encoding RNA ligase family protein: MTTSHLFNLEILKYPRTPHLRGSRLQVGDQADAVSYEALAGRHIVVEEKLDGANAALSFGADGSLLLQSRGHYLQADQMGGRERQFNACKQWARAHESALMALLDDRYVMYGEWLYAKHSLYYDALPHWFCEFDIWDRVAQQFLDTPQRHALLDSVPVVSVPVLYAGIAPRRMQDLLALLAPSLGRSARWKAVFEDQVQRQKLDLPLAWRQTDRSELAEGLYIKVEENGQTVERYKFVRSDFVQVILESGSHHSERPIVANGLRAGVDIFASKIQKSW; encoded by the coding sequence ATGACTACTTCCCATTTATTCAATCTGGAGATTCTCAAATATCCGCGCACGCCGCATCTGCGTGGCTCGCGGCTGCAGGTCGGTGATCAGGCCGATGCCGTGTCCTATGAAGCACTGGCCGGCCGGCATATCGTGGTCGAGGAAAAGCTCGACGGCGCCAATGCGGCGCTGAGCTTTGGCGCCGACGGCAGTTTGCTGCTGCAGTCGCGCGGCCACTATCTGCAAGCCGATCAGATGGGCGGGCGCGAGCGTCAGTTCAACGCCTGCAAGCAATGGGCCCGAGCCCATGAAAGCGCGCTGATGGCGCTGCTGGACGATCGCTATGTGATGTATGGCGAATGGCTGTATGCCAAGCACTCGCTGTACTACGACGCGTTGCCGCACTGGTTTTGCGAGTTCGACATCTGGGACCGCGTGGCGCAGCAGTTTCTGGATACGCCGCAGCGTCATGCGCTGCTGGACAGTGTGCCCGTGGTGTCCGTGCCTGTGCTCTACGCCGGTATCGCACCGAGACGCATGCAGGATTTGCTGGCATTGCTGGCACCGTCCCTGGGGCGAAGCGCTCGCTGGAAGGCGGTGTTCGAGGATCAGGTGCAAAGGCAGAAGCTGGATCTGCCGCTGGCTTGGCGCCAGACCGACAGATCCGAACTTGCCGAAGGTCTGTATATCAAGGTCGAGGAGAACGGCCAGACCGTGGAGCGTTACAAGTTCGTGCGCTCCGACTTTGTGCAGGTGATCCTGGAATCGGGCTCGCACCACAGCGAGCGGCCCATCGTCGCCAACGGTCTGCGTGCAGGTGTCGATATCTTTGCCAGCAAGATTCAAAAAAGCTGGTGA
- a CDS encoding choice-of-anchor I family protein, producing MTSALALRQPLLISLIAAAALAACGGDDNNTNSTTPAPAPNPEVPTPAPEPEKTPVSLLLEKIGSYQSGIFLQSAAEITAFDPVTKRGFVVNAQKGALDVLDMSNPAAPRMLASLDATKLSLGAGASINSVAVHGGLVAAAVQASVKTDKGMVVIYDADKLGVIAEVPVGALPDMLTFTPDGKTIVVANEGEPSDDYQMDPEGSISVIDVSAPAKPVARTADFKAFNSQKAQLLAKGVRIFGPTADGLGTAAVANDLEPEYIAVAPDGKTAWVTLQENNALAIVDIASATVTDVVALGYKDHGAIGNELDFADSDGKSPVIDIAQAPNVFGMFQPDSIAAYKAADGATYLVTANEGDARAWGEGNKSYFGTAADKTNGTPASAGDVTKGFVEEWRIKHLVHKDGFLRRAGDDLPAHLARLASGAYLNGANFAWCGAVGADPKTCRDDDKLGRLKVTWTMGYQTDSSGNPVKDGKGYLTYDRIYAYGGRSISIWDAKGKQVWDSGAAIEKFIASPECKLGAKRDIACATYFNTGHDETARLDARSSAKGPEPEGLTVGQIGTKTFVFVGLERMGGILVFDITDPKAPKQIDYLNTRENWTASFDSKSPVTGTALSDVGDLGPEGLHFISAAKSPNGKPLLMVGNEVSGTTAIYQLNVQY from the coding sequence ATGACATCTGCACTTGCCTTGCGCCAACCTCTTCTGATTTCCCTGATCGCAGCCGCCGCCCTGGCCGCCTGCGGTGGTGACGACAACAACACGAACAGCACCACCCCAGCGCCTGCTCCGAACCCCGAAGTCCCGACACCGGCCCCCGAACCCGAGAAGACGCCTGTCTCGCTCCTGCTTGAAAAGATCGGCAGCTATCAGTCGGGCATCTTCTTGCAGAGCGCCGCTGAAATTACGGCTTTCGATCCCGTCACCAAGCGTGGCTTTGTGGTCAACGCCCAGAAAGGTGCGCTGGATGTGCTGGACATGAGCAACCCTGCCGCACCGCGCATGCTCGCCAGCCTGGACGCCACCAAGCTATCGCTGGGTGCGGGGGCCTCGATCAACAGCGTGGCCGTGCATGGAGGCCTGGTGGCTGCAGCCGTGCAGGCATCGGTCAAGACGGACAAGGGCATGGTCGTCATCTATGACGCCGACAAGCTCGGCGTGATCGCCGAAGTGCCCGTGGGCGCCCTGCCCGATATGCTGACCTTCACCCCCGACGGCAAGACCATTGTGGTCGCCAACGAGGGCGAGCCCAGCGATGACTACCAGATGGACCCCGAAGGCTCGATCAGTGTGATCGACGTGAGCGCGCCCGCCAAGCCTGTGGCTCGCACTGCCGACTTCAAGGCCTTCAACAGCCAGAAGGCGCAGTTGCTGGCCAAGGGCGTGCGCATCTTCGGCCCGACCGCAGACGGCCTGGGAACGGCCGCAGTGGCCAACGACCTGGAGCCCGAATACATCGCCGTGGCCCCCGACGGCAAGACGGCCTGGGTGACACTGCAGGAAAACAATGCGCTGGCGATTGTGGACATTGCCAGCGCCACCGTGACCGATGTGGTGGCACTGGGCTACAAGGATCATGGCGCCATTGGCAACGAGCTGGACTTCGCTGACAGTGACGGCAAGAGCCCGGTCATCGACATCGCCCAGGCCCCCAACGTCTTCGGCATGTTCCAGCCTGACTCCATCGCCGCCTACAAGGCCGCCGACGGGGCAACCTATCTGGTCACGGCCAATGAAGGCGATGCACGCGCCTGGGGTGAAGGCAACAAGAGCTATTTCGGCACGGCCGCCGACAAGACGAACGGCACCCCGGCTTCGGCAGGCGATGTGACCAAGGGTTTTGTGGAAGAGTGGCGCATCAAGCATCTGGTGCACAAGGACGGCTTTCTGCGCCGTGCGGGCGACGACCTGCCCGCCCATCTGGCCAGGCTGGCCAGCGGCGCCTATCTGAATGGCGCCAACTTTGCCTGGTGCGGCGCTGTTGGCGCAGATCCCAAGACCTGCCGCGACGACGACAAACTGGGCCGCCTCAAGGTCACCTGGACCATGGGCTACCAGACAGACAGCAGCGGCAACCCCGTCAAGGACGGCAAGGGATATCTGACCTATGACAGGATCTATGCCTATGGAGGTCGCTCCATCTCCATCTGGGATGCCAAGGGCAAGCAGGTCTGGGACTCTGGCGCGGCCATCGAAAAATTCATCGCCAGCCCCGAATGCAAGCTGGGCGCCAAACGTGACATTGCCTGCGCCACCTACTTCAACACCGGTCATGACGAAACGGCCAGGCTCGATGCGCGCAGCAGCGCCAAGGGTCCCGAGCCCGAAGGCCTGACCGTGGGCCAGATCGGCACCAAGACCTTTGTCTTTGTGGGCCTGGAACGCATGGGCGGCATTCTAGTGTTCGACATCACCGATCCCAAGGCACCCAAGCAGATCGACTATCTGAACACTCGCGAGAACTGGACGGCCAGCTTTGACAGCAAGTCTCCGGTGACAGGCACTGCTCTGAGCGATGTGGGTGATCTGGGCCCCGAAGGCCTGCACTTCATTTCCGCAGCCAAGTCGCCCAACGGCAAGCCGCTACTGATGGTGGGCAACGAGGTCAGCGGCACCACGGCCATCTACCAGCTCAATGTGCAATATTGA
- a CDS encoding nucleoside deaminase, which produces MRLAVDLAHANRLNGGRPFGAVLAQGNEVVATGVNEIMASHDPSTHAEMQAIRSGTQQRANPSLAGMSIYASGHPCPMCLAALVMNGAEQVFFAFDNQDAAPYGLSSESTYQRLRLSLTPPPLPITRIDTGIRAAQLYGDEAWPAA; this is translated from the coding sequence ATGCGCCTGGCCGTGGACCTGGCCCATGCCAACCGCCTCAACGGCGGCCGTCCATTCGGCGCCGTGCTCGCCCAGGGAAATGAAGTCGTTGCCACCGGCGTCAACGAAATCATGGCCAGCCACGACCCCAGCACCCATGCCGAAATGCAGGCCATACGCTCGGGCACGCAGCAGCGCGCCAACCCCAGCCTGGCGGGCATGTCCATCTATGCCAGCGGCCACCCCTGCCCCATGTGCCTGGCAGCCCTGGTCATGAATGGTGCCGAGCAGGTGTTCTTCGCCTTCGACAACCAAGACGCAGCGCCCTATGGTCTATCCAGCGAGAGCACGTACCAGCGCCTGCGCCTGTCGCTGACGCCGCCGCCGCTGCCCATCACCCGCATCGACACAGGCATCCGCGCGGCCCAGCTCTATGGGGATGAGGCCTGGCCCGCCGCCTGA